GGTCCCGTGAGATCTGTATTTGTTCCTATAAGTTTAGCGCCTTCCATAACAAGGCGCATAGCTTTACATATTTTTTCATAACTGTATGTGTTTGTTTCGCCTACTATTACATAATCCGGATCTATTTCATTTATAGTTATTCCGGCGTCATGAAGCGCATTAAATAGTCCCGGATCGCCTATTACATATGCACTGCATCCCGGATTTTGCCCGCTTATAAATTTAGCAGTTGCAAGAGCGCTTGTATAAAAGTGGCTTTCATCAACATCAAGCCCCATTCTGCTAAGCTTCTGCTGTAATTCTTTCGGCGACTTGCCGCTTGCGTTTGTTAAAAACAGAAATTTCTTGTCCTCTTTATACAGCCATTCTACAAATTCCTTAACTCCAGGAAGAAGGTAATCGCCATGATATATAACGCCGTCCATATCGCATATAAATCCTTTTTTCTGCCTAAGTAAATCCATATATATCGCCTCTCATCTCTTTTTTTACTATTATAGTAAGAGTATATAAATAATTCAATCCAAATCTTGTAAAATATTTATAAACAAAAATTTTTTTCAGTAAAATAGTCTAATTTTATATAATATATTTGTTATCATTTTACAGATATATTATTCAAAAACAAATCCAACAAAAAAGGCGCCGTAAATTAACTGCGCCTTGCCGGCCATTCATGCCGTTGCATCGTTTAGTTTCTGCCGACCTTCGTGATCCATATAATAATTGTCCCTATGTATTAAACTGCTTATCGGAACTATTTCATATCCTTTCTCTTTAAGCCCTTTTATAATGCTGTCGAGAACCTTCGGAGTGTATTTTGCGTCGTTATGGAAAAGT
This genomic window from Anaerotignum faecicola contains:
- a CDS encoding HAD-IIA family hydrolase — protein: MDLLRQKKGFICDMDGVIYHGDYLLPGVKEFVEWLYKEDKKFLFLTNASGKSPKELQQKLSRMGLDVDESHFYTSALATAKFISGQNPGCSAYVIGDPGLFNALHDAGITINEIDPDYVIVGETNTYSYEKICKAMRLVMEGAKLIGTNTDLTGPSEHGILPACRALVAPIEATTGKMAYYVGKPNPLMMRTGLKMLGVHSGEAAMIGDRMDTDIIAGIESGLDPILVLTGVTTMKNINNYPFRPRLILNGVGDIAVK